From Streptomyces griseorubiginosus, one genomic window encodes:
- a CDS encoding TetR/AcrR family transcriptional regulator, with protein MTTEAMPSSRERLLEAAGRLTYRDGVNIGIDALCREAGVSKRSMYKLFESKDELLAATLEESASAYVAALLPAADDDRPPRARILHVFEQAEAQAGAADFQGCRYLVAQIELKDPNHPASRVARGVKDNVTAFFRAEAEQGGARDPELLARQLILVFDGASARAGIKVDTQGGLLAPTVVTLLDAAGVR; from the coding sequence ATGACCACCGAAGCAATGCCAAGCTCCCGAGAGCGCCTGCTGGAGGCGGCGGGGAGGCTCACCTACCGAGACGGCGTCAACATCGGCATCGACGCGCTGTGCAGGGAGGCGGGGGTGTCCAAGCGCTCCATGTACAAGCTGTTCGAGAGCAAGGACGAACTGCTGGCGGCCACCCTGGAGGAGAGTGCCTCCGCCTATGTGGCGGCACTCCTTCCGGCGGCGGACGACGACCGTCCACCCCGCGCGCGGATCCTGCACGTCTTCGAGCAGGCCGAGGCGCAGGCGGGTGCGGCCGACTTCCAGGGCTGCCGGTATCTGGTCGCGCAGATCGAGCTCAAGGATCCGAACCATCCCGCCAGCCGGGTGGCCCGCGGGGTGAAGGACAACGTGACGGCCTTCTTCCGTGCCGAGGCCGAACAGGGCGGGGCGAGGGATCCGGAGTTGCTGGCCCGGCAACTGATCCTGGTCTTCGACGGCGCGAGCGCCCGGGCGGGGATCAAGGTCGACACGCAGGGGGGTCTGCTCGCGCCGACGGTGGTCACGCTGCTTGACGCGGCGGGCGTGCGGTGA